From one Rattus norvegicus strain BN/NHsdMcwi chromosome 7, GRCr8, whole genome shotgun sequence genomic stretch:
- the C7h19orf25 gene encoding UPF0449 protein C19orf25 homolog: MSSKAKKRVVLPTRPAPPTVEQILEDVRGAPAQDPVFTALAPEDPLEPLPRAEDSEVQQEQIYQQSRTYVAMNERLRQAGDALRQKFDGLRQAGQRLEQDISQVTSATS; this comes from the exons ATGAGCTCCAAGGCCAAGAAACGCGTGGTGCTGCCCACTCGCCCCGCGCCTCCCACGGTAGAGCAGATCCTGGAGGACGTGCGAGGGGCACCCGCCCAAGATCCTGTTTTTACTGCCCTGGCCCCAGAAG aCCCCCTAGAGCCACTCCCAAGGGCTGAGGACTCTGAGGTCCAGCAGGAGCAGATCTACCAACAGAGCCGGACCTACGTGGCTATGAACGAGAGGCTGCGGCAGGCGGGGGATGCGCTGAGGCAGAAGTTCGATGGCCTTCGGCAAGCTGGTCAGAGGCTGGAACAGGATATTAGTCAGGTGACATCAGCCACGTCCTAG